Sequence from the Zeugodacus cucurbitae isolate PBARC_wt_2022May chromosome 5, idZeuCucr1.2, whole genome shotgun sequence genome:
AATACGTCTGATAGTGAAAATGTACATAGATTTTATAATTGTATTacgtaaaattttgttttcagacATTTTGCGCGTAGCATATAGCCTGAgcgcatttttgaaaatgtcaacaAATTTAGCCGACCTGTATCATAGCAATacggataattttttttttcaacttttcgtaTTGCTGCCAGGATTACCAAAAACCTGTTTTCAGACACTTTAAGTGTAGCATATACTcccaaaaacgaaaataacgtTTCGGAGTCGCCTGACCGACGCCTctgttaaatgttttttaaatttacagccTTCATAGATATTCAAGAATCTCCATTGTCTATTATAAGTACTTTGACAGATTACAGATATCATAGAACACACTGTTTTACTCCTCCACTCGCTCACTCCCACTAAATTCTAATCAAAGTGAAAACAGGCCATTACGCTCCTGTCTCTTTCTGATAAAGGCTATATCGTTATGAAAAGAAGCATGTTTACGATATTTTTTTGGCGACacagtttaatatatatatatttatgtaaaaagtaTGTAGTAAAAGGACATTTTAATcacattttgtaatatttttatgaagaaaTGTACAGAAAATGAGCCACTTACTGTACATCTTTGCAGACACCTCAAAGAAATTGCGGTGTACAGCATAATTATCACCGGATCatccgaaaaaaaaattgtaagaagATTCTATTACTTTATTAGTTTCTCGAGGTAATGCGgtcgatttattgaaattattttttattattttaattcattttacaaTAATGAAGGTtctaattttcgaaataaaaaattagaactgAACTGCGAATAAAAATGGACTAAAAATTGTGactaaaagtttaaataattcaaaaaaaaataaaaatctcgaCAGCATTATCTCAATAAACTTATTGACTAATacaaactttttgaattttttttcccaGATCATCCAGAAATGAGTGACACAGTTCATCGCAATGTAACTTTTTTTACGGTTTCGGGTAAATTCTTTGTTAATTATCATCTAATAAATTCAGGGTCGCAACGTATTCATTGATTTGTAACAGAAAATTCAAGATGCCTCAATACGATTTTTAAATGATATCTGGGTATCGAAAAGTTGTCTGATAGAGAAGGTGCTACACTTAATTTGtctgatataaattttttgcacatGTGGACAACTTATTTTATCATGTCCAACAATTTTCAGACATATTGCTATGATACCGATCCGTAAAatttgttaacattttcaaaacggTCTCAAAATTAATGCGTTCACATTTTCGTCTGAAAATTGTTTTGTTCGCATCAAATAACCaaaatttactaataaaaaagattttcaGACGTATTGCTATGAGACATTTTTTTTgtctcattttttatttttgtaagttattttacGGGTTTGCGCTACACCACTAACGTCTGAAAAATATGTTTCCGGTATCTCAGAACTATCATTCAACTACAGTCTGCAAATCAGACATATTGCTATGATGCAGTTCGGTAAAATTCTttgacaattttgaaaattcggtCAGATCAAACGCTACGCGGAAAATGTCTGATATTGGTATTTTCGAGTTCAAGATAATCGTATCTATCGATTTGATGCGGTTTTGGCCGTATTGCTATGAGACAAAAATTTTGGTCGTGGGCTCTCGtactaatacatatgtaaattgaaaGCTATGACGTAGGCTGTAAGCAACttgttatttaattattgttacAGATACATATGCTGCCGTCGAAAACTGCTATCATTCTGTAGATACATCGGAAGATTCATGTTCCATAAAATGCTCTGTTTGTGTACAATTTCGTTAAAGAaaaattcacttatttcaactttactcgtcaataatttcaaaattggaGATCTCTATACTCAGCTGATCATTTCTTGATCATCAACTTGAAACGCTTCTTGCCTGAAAAATTTGAAAGCAAGACGGCTTTCAAGTTCGAAAAGTGAGAGTGTGTAGTAaaaaagtgtgagtgtgtggcaacttgaaagcaatttcttGAACGTGTAACGTCTGGGTTACAGGATGATTAAACTAATATTACCCATTCATATAGTTATATGTTAGTAAAAACATCCTACTTTATTCCATTAAGATACCCTCCATATTGACTGATATTCATAAACACATATCTCCTAAAATGGGAGGTAGACCTGCCTTCATTTTAATTTCGTAAACCCAATTGCCGTAAACTAAAACCAAGTTCCTTTTAGGTTGCAAAGTTTTTGAGTCAACAGCAAAACCCTACGGCAGTATATTTATAATGCTCTTTCgtcaaatatatattgcaatcaCAAAAGGATGCAAAATACGCAAACGGTATTAATCAAAAACACAAGAAATGCGTTAACTCAAtgaaacaagcaaaaaaaagttttagttTGTACCGGTTATGTAGACCCTGCATGGAGGAAAACAAGAAATCAATTGACATCGAAGTCATCAGGTGAAAGGTCcaaacaaaatttgaacaatGGCTCCGGAAGGAATTCGTAAATAAGTCACAACAATGGTACACAACTCATACCTTAGTATTCCAAATCACTAATTTCGTCATAGAAACAGATTCGATGATGGtaggtcaaaataaatattgttgaaatATAAGATTTTCAATTTGTGGCTTTGTGGCTTAaaccgtttttttattttttttatgttttgtataCAAACTACTATTTAACTGGAATTCATCTGTAATAATATATAGAACTAAGTGCTTTTACCATTTGTTACTTTAAATGTTTTCCCCGGTTGAAATACAAccgttaaatacatacataagttgcgagaatatcatattttaaaatgGATAACGTTTACGAAAACGaggaataaaaaataacagtttGCCGAAAAGTGTAATGTATTAGTGTTATAATAAAAGAGCTAATCGTGTGATGTGTTTCGAGAATACAGCGTTACAGggcatacaaacataaaacaatttacttcttatacataaatatattgaaattacataatacttatttattagAAATACTACGAAAGTATTTGTGAAGTATATTTAATCAATAACTGCAAATAAACAGAATACCGTTATAGCAGTTTGGGGAAAATCTTAAgtgtattacatatttattattttttattatataattaaaaaaaatggtaagtatattttaataattataaattagaaCTGTATAGCAGCTTAAGCGCGCTCTCCTCGGATTCGACGAGCCAATTGAATGTCCTTCGGCATAATAGTTACGCGTTTGGCATGAATTGCGCATAAGTTAGTATCCTCGAAAAGGCCCACGAGATATGCCTCAGATGCCTCCTATTTGATTAATAGAGAAAAtacgtttcaaataaattttgctacaagtcacatcaaattataaaacTTACCTGTAAAGCTCCAATGGCAGCTGATTGGAAACgcaaatcagttttgaaatcttgagcgaTTTCACGAACCAATCGTTGAAATGGTAATTTGCGAATAAGCAATTCAGTCGATTTCTGATAACGGCGAATTTCGCGCAAAGCCACTGTTCCCGGGCGATAACGATGAGGTTTCTTTACGCCTCCAGTTGAGGGGGCGGACTTACGAGCTGCCTTTGTGGCAAGTTGCTTGCGTGGAGCTTTTCCACCTGTAGATTTACGTGCAGTCTGCTTAGTACGAGCCATTGTTCTCTTTACTTCTTTTTATCTGGAAATTAATTATAAGAGTTATAATATCATTAGGTTCAAcgcatttttgtattaaaataattgatgattaataattgaattttcCCCACAGAGAAGTGTATTACTTTACTATATTTTGCCATGTGTAAATCAAAGTAAATGAAATACAATATGCATAAAATTACactgagaaaaaaatatgaaaagtcgGCACATACTTACTCTTTTACACACCTACTTGTTTTATAGATACCACGGAGTTGGATCGACaaggttttttctttttttttttaccgaaaatatcgaaaaatccgTCAAATATTctatagaaattcagagggtttttcttgtaataatgtATCTCTGTAtttaaaatggataaaatcggggCAAGACCTCCCCAATCCACCAAATatcgacaaaaatattttggttttgaaGTTTTTAGTTGAATGTCTGGCAGAATTCTGAATTGCGCTCAGctgtatattgaaaataaacaatatgtaGTTCTGTTTCTCTACTGTTAGCGAGTGACAGTTTGGCatgtttatacttttttaacccaatattatattgattaatttttaagatgCAATAGGGATGTAGATGTAAAAGAAACTTGTTAATGGTAGTCTTCCTTTTTTTTCTAGCAGTTCAAAACAGACATATAGGGGCCTGCTGCACGTTCAATAATTAGCGTGATATTTGGATCGCGATCTATATTCAATATTGATGGATTGCGAGTGAATACTTacgataaatatttatacgatgCTAGTTGtgttttcaaaagaaaaaatatttaaaaatgataaTGTTGATTTTCTCGTACATTTCTTTAGAAAATCATGTTTGGCTTTTGTTCTTGCTCCCACAACAATTCATTAtatgcaaagtgtattcaacaaagtgaaccaggtatatgacatttcatttttttttacccgaattcgacatgtttgttgccattgatttaacccatacatttattcaaaaattcaaattttgaaattcgaaagtaaacaaatttcaaaccaaaaaaaaatattttttaaatgaataaaagaaaatgccgaatactttctgcttaggcaaaacaactcatggaagcaatttactaaggttttgtgctccaactgacacgAAAATCACGTTAAATATTAAACATCGTTCATTGTAGCTGTAGGCTTGATCCCACAGCAATTCATTATCTGCTTCCAATTTTTGGACgttatcaaaataatttctgaCAGATGAGTTGCATAGCTCTGGCAAAGATTCTACTGTAAAcatgaattatatgaataataatattatagaaataataaaactgtattagaaaatagctgattttaaaattttggcactATTGCCTTTCACCGATTCGGACTTGAAAATGACAAAATGTGTTACACGTACAATATTTATGACGCGATCCAAgatctggatttcaaaatatttaaatatgtatgctaaacgttcaataaatatcgcaATTAAGATTCATGatccaaatatttaaaaacaaaaacattcgaCGTTCCGGTGTACAAAAAGGCTGTCAAaaccttcttgcaagtttatttatttagtggATAATACCGTCGGATTCATTAAAGAATTTTACAAGCAAAgagtttgtgttttatttattctttacgTTTTAGCTTTTAAAATAGGTATATGAAAACAATTTGTCACTTTTATATAAAAGCAACGTTCAATTATGTTTATAATATGCAATGCTGTACAgattaaaatataagtaatttaGAAAATGGTGAATAAGTAATGGGGAAAATGCCTAGTCGTCACCATGTCACATATGACTTTATCAGGACAAGAAATGTCTACATAACGATTATGTCAAAAGAAATAGGAATATATTTGTTAGTTTTTGGACAGTTTTTGCCTGCGGAGAAACTTTAGTTGCACCGGAAACTTAATAGTTTCCGTTAAAGTTAAAGTCCGGGTTATGCACAAAAACCATGTTGACAGATATCAACTGTTGCCATATCGAatctaatgaaattaaaaaaaggatcTTCCGAGCATAGCTTTTTTCTGCAACTGCGACCTTCTGCCGCGCTTTGAGAAAATACCTCTGGTCGATCCAATATCATGGCTTATCAAgacaaatgaataaaattaattgtaattcatgtactttttattcacttttattcgtttgtaaaatatgtagatttggGAACACTTGATATCTGTGAACATGGTTATTgtgcataaaaacaaaatttaaagcaaatattaaacgaattgatatgaaataaatatgtagaaacaatgTAATGAAGTTTTAGTATATaataagtgaaatatataaattgcgaataTCTCGATAACTATAAGTTTCCGGCggcaacaattttatatattcgtaagcctctttccaaccatacccatttcaATCCTGAAATCGGgagatactatactaaagctgACCCGGATCTGGAATCTTCAGCAGTTAACAGAAGGCTGACTTACAGGAACGATATGCGGCACCATTCCGATTTCTATGGCAGCGCGATATGAGGGCACCGTCGGAAAGAGGACGTCctctcaattaaaaaatatatacggttataggtaccgcagacgcctagCTTTCTAGATATTCggctttaaaaatcaaaaatttcaacaagcaatttcacacactttaacacgttttacgctcttttttcactacaaatatttgaaattacattactaacattcaatcaaattcaaattcaaattttacatttatttacagttttttaagcaaaaaatacttattttaaaaatcacttttcactctaagagttatgtgtttacaattatgcggaaatcgagcgctgccacattgtagataccatatataaatgcatccataaattcctctttttgtgAAAATTCCTTTTTTGCcaaattcctcttcttttatttaacaaaataaatttttatgttctCTTATGTTGCTAATACTTGTGTTGGCTTgaccagggtaatttttttttagcgcggccgaaggccgccactTTAGAAACGAGTTCTGCgcgaaaaaaaactttgga
This genomic interval carries:
- the LOC105212830 gene encoding histone H3.3A — encoded protein: MARTKQTARKSTGGKAPRKQLATKAARKSAPSTGGVKKPHRYRPGTVALREIRRYQKSTELLIRKLPFQRLVREIAQDFKTDLRFQSAAIGALQEASEAYLVGLFEDTNLCAIHAKRVTIMPKDIQLARRIRGERA